Proteins encoded in a region of the Zea mays cultivar B73 chromosome 2, Zm-B73-REFERENCE-NAM-5.0, whole genome shotgun sequence genome:
- the LOC100282394 gene encoding zinc finger, C3HC4 type family protein produces the protein MADDSGTVGMAIGTAVGGTSIALFTGVSCWLGMKAYRDGRFSRGWWRMRVCTLGGVTTLGQALAYDCAMCGRSLDQREEVRTLSCGHVFHLRKGPKCMSNIDDWLRENRMRCPSCCKPVYPVLPWKAPTTSVPPTAPVPLPAQSSTSTSTSDLEAQEPRRWASSEQGPQRRLSLDLGRPRYPPSI, from the coding sequence ATGGCCGACGACAGCGGCACCGTCGGGATGGCCATCGGCACCGCGGTCGGCGGCACCTCCATTGCCCTCTTCACCGGCGTGAGCTGCTGGTTGGGCATGAAGGCTTACCGTGACGGCCGATTCTCGAGAGGATGGTGGCGGATGCGCGTCTGCACGCTCGGCGGCGTCACCACCCTGGGGCAGGCGCTGGCCTACGACTGCGCCATGTGCGGCCGCAGCCTGGACCAGCGGGAGGAGGTCCGCACGCTCTCCTGCGGTCACGTGTTCcacctccgcaagggtcccaagTGCATGAGCAACATCGACGACTGGCTCCGCGAGAACCGCATGCGCTGCCCCTCCTGCTGCAAGCCCGTCTACCCCGTGTTACCGTGGAAGGCGCCGACGACATCGGTTCCACCGACCGCGCCCGTGCCACTGCCAGCACAGTCGTCGACGTCGACGTCGACGTCGGATTTGGAGGCTCAGGAGCCGAGGCGGTGGGCGTCGTCGGAGCAGGGGCCACAGCGGCGACTGTCGTTGGACCTGGGAAGACCGCGGTATCCACCGTCGATATGA